A portion of the Streptomyces sp. NBC_00376 genome contains these proteins:
- a CDS encoding amino acid permease yields MTIDTGEDRPPPPGVSDEERLAQLGYTQTLARRMSAFSNYAVSFTIISVLSGCLTLYLFGMNTGGPAVITWGWVGVGLMTLFVGLAMAEICSAYPTSAGLYFWAHRLAPPRSAAAWAWFTGWFNVLGQVAVTAGIDFGAASFLGAYLNLQFGFGVTPTRTILLFAAILLLHGLLNTFGVRIVAILNSVSVWWHVIGVAVIVGALTFVPDSHQSASFVFTEFVNNTGWGSGFYVVMIGLLMAQYTFTGYDASAHMTEETHDAATAGPKGIVQSIWTSWIAGFVLLLGFTFAIQSYDGALNSPTGAPPAQILLDALGATTGKLLLLIVIGAQLFCGMASVTANSRMIYAFSRDGALPFSRVWHTVSPRTRTPVAAVWLAAAGALALGLPYLINVTAYAAVTSIAVIGLYIAYVIPTLLRLLRGGDFTPGPWHLGRWSRPIGIVAVVWVLIITVLFMLPQLSPVTWETFNYAPVAVLVVLGFAATWWLASARHWFLKPDHKGTITPDDPV; encoded by the coding sequence ATGACAATCGACACAGGCGAGGACCGGCCACCACCACCGGGCGTCTCCGACGAGGAGCGCCTCGCACAGCTCGGGTACACGCAGACGCTGGCCCGGCGCATGTCGGCATTCTCCAACTACGCCGTCTCGTTCACGATCATCTCGGTGCTCTCCGGCTGCCTCACGCTCTACCTCTTCGGCATGAACACCGGCGGCCCCGCCGTCATCACCTGGGGCTGGGTCGGAGTCGGCCTGATGACGCTGTTCGTCGGCCTGGCGATGGCCGAGATCTGTTCGGCGTACCCGACCTCCGCCGGCCTCTACTTCTGGGCCCACCGGCTGGCCCCGCCGCGCTCGGCCGCGGCCTGGGCCTGGTTCACGGGCTGGTTCAACGTCCTGGGCCAGGTCGCCGTCACCGCCGGGATCGACTTCGGGGCGGCGTCCTTCCTGGGCGCGTACCTGAACCTCCAGTTCGGTTTCGGCGTCACCCCCACCCGTACGATCCTGCTCTTCGCCGCGATCCTGCTGCTGCACGGCCTGCTCAACACCTTCGGGGTGCGGATCGTCGCGATCCTGAACAGTGTGAGCGTCTGGTGGCACGTCATCGGCGTCGCCGTCATCGTCGGCGCCCTGACCTTCGTACCGGACTCGCACCAGTCGGCGTCCTTCGTCTTCACCGAGTTCGTCAACAACACCGGCTGGGGCAGCGGCTTCTACGTCGTGATGATCGGGCTGCTGATGGCGCAGTACACCTTCACCGGCTACGACGCCTCCGCCCATATGACGGAGGAGACCCACGACGCGGCGACGGCCGGCCCGAAGGGCATCGTCCAGTCGATCTGGACCTCCTGGATCGCGGGCTTCGTCCTGCTCCTCGGCTTCACCTTCGCCATCCAGTCGTACGACGGGGCGCTGAACTCGCCGACCGGTGCCCCGCCCGCCCAGATCCTCCTGGACGCCCTCGGCGCCACCACCGGCAAGCTCCTGCTGCTGATCGTGATCGGCGCCCAGCTCTTCTGCGGCATGGCGTCCGTGACCGCCAACAGCCGCATGATCTACGCCTTCTCGCGCGACGGGGCCCTGCCCTTCTCCCGCGTCTGGCACACGGTCAGCCCCCGCACCCGCACCCCCGTCGCCGCGGTCTGGCTCGCCGCGGCCGGCGCGCTCGCGCTGGGACTTCCGTACCTGATCAACGTCACGGCGTACGCGGCGGTGACCTCGATCGCGGTGATCGGCCTCTACATCGCCTACGTCATCCCCACGTTGCTCCGCCTGCTCCGGGGCGGCGACTTCACCCCGGGCCCCTGGCACCTGGGCCGCTGGTCCCGCCCGATCGGCATCGTGGCGGTGGTCTGGGTCCTGATCATCACGGTGCTCTTCATGCTGCCGCAGCTCTCGCCGGTCACTTGGGAGACGTTCAACTACGCGCCCGTCGCGGTGCTGGTGGTCCTGGGCTTCGCGGCGACCTGGTGGCTGGCATCGGCGAGGCACTGGTTCCTCAAACCGGATCACAAGGGCACGATCACCCCGGACGACCCCGTCTGA
- a CDS encoding FG-GAP-like repeat-containing protein, with protein sequence MTLMTEGRSVRGRFAVPGAGRALTTLAAAGAVLAGLLGSAPQARAATTVPSWLIPLHYADDADGSHRACTGITLSRTRTLATPDCFTGRSHADMEWEYDLSSGQLSSGGSDPRYRSHPTYDAATRRGAVSVAIRATPASYGKPVLASSADTALYAAGAKATFYSWAGLDLTDAPRVRHSEQAVLKSAASCAALLGRTLPSGTLCTVPAPGAPPVADEDQCFGDAGGALVGGGKLIAISATRATGCVTGGVRLYTRISSYRSTVIDWTRDVDLDERISGSVLAREPGDLIDLCTTDQQGRLSDCYVDSIGSMIDWRDQFDFMTELGDLGGDGKGDLLARTPGGTLYRIPSALSHSDLGKAGKVKLGTGWSKYNRIVATRDLSGDGLPDILARDASGVIWLYRGKSDGSLAGRTKVTTWKSYTAIAGRGDLSGDGRADVVARDSAGVLWLYRGNGKGGFAPRTKIGSGWGKYNVIVGSGDMDHNGRQDILARTPAGAVYLYNANHTGGFSAPRKLADTRWKKYTKIS encoded by the coding sequence ATGACTCTGATGACCGAAGGACGTTCGGTGCGGGGCCGGTTCGCGGTGCCGGGGGCGGGCAGGGCGCTCACCACCCTGGCCGCGGCCGGAGCCGTGCTCGCCGGGCTGCTGGGTTCCGCGCCGCAGGCACGGGCGGCCACGACGGTCCCGTCGTGGCTCATCCCGCTCCACTACGCCGACGACGCGGACGGCTCCCACCGGGCCTGCACCGGCATCACGCTGTCCAGGACCCGGACCCTGGCCACGCCCGACTGTTTCACCGGCCGCAGCCACGCCGACATGGAGTGGGAGTACGACCTGTCGAGCGGTCAGCTGTCGAGCGGCGGCAGCGATCCGCGCTATCGCAGCCACCCCACGTACGACGCGGCCACCCGCCGGGGGGCCGTCTCGGTGGCGATCCGGGCGACGCCGGCCTCGTACGGCAAGCCGGTGCTCGCTTCGTCGGCCGACACGGCGCTGTACGCGGCGGGCGCCAAGGCGACGTTCTACTCGTGGGCGGGGCTGGATCTGACGGACGCCCCGCGGGTCCGCCACAGCGAGCAGGCGGTGCTCAAGTCGGCGGCGTCCTGCGCCGCACTGCTCGGCCGTACGCTGCCGAGCGGCACGCTCTGCACCGTTCCGGCCCCGGGCGCGCCGCCCGTCGCGGACGAGGACCAGTGCTTCGGCGACGCGGGCGGGGCGCTCGTCGGCGGCGGCAAGCTCATCGCCATTTCGGCCACCAGGGCCACCGGTTGTGTGACGGGCGGGGTACGGCTCTACACCCGGATCTCCTCCTACCGGTCCACGGTCATCGACTGGACCCGCGACGTCGACCTCGACGAGCGGATCAGCGGCTCGGTCCTGGCGCGGGAGCCCGGCGACCTCATCGACCTCTGCACGACGGACCAGCAGGGCAGGCTCAGCGACTGCTACGTCGACAGCATCGGCTCGATGATCGACTGGCGCGACCAGTTCGACTTCATGACCGAGCTGGGCGACCTGGGAGGCGACGGCAAGGGCGACCTGCTCGCCCGTACGCCGGGCGGCACGCTCTATCGCATTCCCAGCGCCCTGAGCCACAGCGATCTCGGCAAGGCCGGGAAGGTGAAACTGGGCACCGGCTGGTCCAAGTACAACCGGATCGTGGCCACCCGGGACCTCAGCGGGGACGGCCTCCCCGACATCCTCGCCCGGGACGCCTCGGGCGTGATCTGGCTCTACCGCGGCAAGAGCGACGGCTCCCTGGCGGGCCGTACGAAGGTCACCACCTGGAAGAGCTACACCGCCATCGCCGGACGCGGCGACCTGTCGGGCGACGGGCGTGCGGACGTCGTGGCGCGGGACAGTGCCGGGGTGCTCTGGCTCTACCGGGGCAACGGCAAGGGCGGCTTCGCGCCACGTACGAAGATCGGCTCGGGCTGGGGCAAGTACAACGTGATCGTCGGCAGCGGGGACATGGACCACAACGGGCGGCAGGACATCCTCGCGCGGACGCCGGCGGGTGCGGTGTACCTCTACAACGCGAACCACACCGGGGGTTTCTCGGCGCCGAGGAAGCTGGCCGACACGCGCTGGAAGAAGTACACGAAGATCAGCTGA
- a CDS encoding FG-GAP-like repeat-containing protein produces MAATGLGSVQSAVAADTPTPVQTGGVWGIDFAGGVLNTVEIAPSGPQFVFARRVAADGSTVSAPTSMGYADTYADGAHAQRVPCDAGSCVPLRATGNGHVGRFFVENGQERAQIWLTAGTLHSFGEPAVTGGRFVDATGRYFVYNAASTGKQYVDAVGEYRGADVRMTRSATAASVWGSALWTASSTAGAITATDLEQKKVVATAATGAPCVIKELQTVGRWIYWNCGTNGVAGVYDRTAKKSFTVPSGDALVGDGYLVRHDRTAGKLVLTDFHNGTAAPPREIADLPAGTTTDQRRLTWAVDKFGGDIAYVGPDKAIRIVPSEVPAQPLAKIESDLNAGYIDLKNTSGGQRWESTWQLNRPVTWTFVVKDAHGRTVRTLTGGPGAEVDVAWDGRTDAGGYPSNENHTWTLTARATEGEDTYTTGGKISVGGGLQGHHDQGGLDFGELVTLNSVGELTLHYTEGRGKFDWKRSGAGWPKGTVAVPFGDMGSDRCAEMLVRMPGGELRRYAGKCGSPYTPSSSHTSLGTGWNAYNVLTVPGDLTGDGRPDLLARKASTSDVHLFADDGHGKLKAGVKIRSSWTGYSKVVGAGDLNGDGYGDVLAHHKDGTLYRYDGTATGKLKERVKVFGAWGTSYDTIVGVGDITGDGKADIVERDRSGNLFRNNGDGKGSFGSRTKIATGWQGYKGVF; encoded by the coding sequence GTGGCCGCCACCGGTCTCGGTTCGGTGCAGAGCGCTGTCGCGGCGGATACGCCGACCCCGGTGCAGACCGGTGGGGTCTGGGGCATCGACTTCGCCGGTGGAGTGCTGAACACCGTGGAAATCGCCCCGAGCGGACCGCAGTTCGTGTTCGCCCGGCGGGTCGCCGCGGACGGGTCGACAGTGAGCGCTCCCACCTCGATGGGATACGCCGACACCTACGCGGACGGTGCGCATGCCCAGCGTGTGCCGTGCGACGCCGGTTCCTGCGTACCGCTGCGCGCCACCGGCAACGGCCATGTGGGCCGCTTCTTCGTCGAGAACGGCCAGGAGCGTGCCCAGATCTGGCTGACGGCGGGCACTCTCCACAGCTTCGGCGAACCCGCTGTGACCGGCGGCCGGTTCGTGGACGCGACCGGACGCTATTTCGTCTACAACGCGGCGTCGACGGGCAAGCAGTACGTCGACGCCGTCGGCGAATACCGCGGCGCGGATGTCCGGATGACCCGTTCCGCCACCGCCGCCTCGGTATGGGGATCGGCGCTGTGGACGGCGAGTTCCACCGCCGGAGCGATCACCGCCACCGACCTCGAACAGAAGAAGGTCGTCGCCACCGCCGCCACCGGTGCCCCGTGCGTGATCAAGGAACTCCAGACCGTCGGCCGCTGGATCTACTGGAACTGCGGCACGAACGGCGTCGCCGGGGTCTACGACCGTACGGCGAAGAAGAGCTTCACCGTGCCGTCCGGCGACGCGCTCGTCGGCGACGGCTATCTCGTCCGGCACGACCGCACCGCCGGGAAGCTGGTGCTCACCGACTTCCACAACGGGACGGCCGCACCGCCCCGGGAGATCGCGGACCTGCCCGCGGGCACCACCACCGACCAGCGCCGACTGACCTGGGCCGTGGACAAGTTCGGCGGCGACATCGCGTACGTCGGCCCGGACAAGGCGATCCGGATCGTGCCGAGCGAGGTGCCCGCGCAGCCCCTGGCGAAGATCGAGTCGGATCTCAACGCCGGGTACATCGATCTCAAGAACACCAGCGGCGGCCAGAGGTGGGAGAGCACCTGGCAGCTGAACAGGCCCGTGACCTGGACCTTCGTGGTGAAGGACGCGCACGGTCGTACGGTGCGCACCTTGACCGGGGGGCCGGGTGCCGAGGTCGACGTCGCCTGGGACGGCAGGACCGACGCGGGCGGCTATCCGTCCAACGAGAACCACACCTGGACGCTGACCGCCAGGGCGACCGAGGGCGAAGACACCTACACCACCGGCGGAAAGATCTCGGTCGGCGGCGGCCTCCAGGGCCACCACGACCAGGGCGGCCTCGACTTCGGCGAGCTGGTCACGCTCAACTCGGTCGGCGAGCTGACCCTGCACTACACCGAGGGCAGGGGGAAGTTCGACTGGAAGCGCTCCGGCGCCGGCTGGCCCAAGGGCACGGTGGCGGTGCCGTTCGGGGACATGGGCAGCGACCGGTGCGCCGAGATGCTCGTACGGATGCCGGGCGGGGAGCTGCGCCGGTACGCCGGGAAGTGCGGCTCCCCGTACACGCCGAGCAGCAGCCACACCTCCCTGGGCACGGGGTGGAACGCGTACAACGTGCTGACCGTGCCCGGTGATCTGACCGGTGACGGCCGGCCCGACCTGCTCGCGCGCAAGGCGTCGACCAGCGACGTCCACCTCTTCGCCGATGACGGTCACGGCAAGCTGAAGGCCGGGGTGAAGATCCGCTCGTCCTGGACCGGCTACTCGAAGGTCGTGGGCGCCGGTGATCTCAACGGCGACGGGTACGGCGATGTGCTGGCCCACCACAAGGACGGCACGCTCTACCGCTACGACGGCACCGCCACCGGGAAGCTGAAGGAGCGCGTGAAGGTCTTCGGCGCGTGGGGGACCTCGTACGACACCATCGTCGGGGTGGGCGACATCACCGGCGACGGGAAGGCCGACATCGTCGAGCGGGACCGCTCGGGCAACCTCTTCCGCAACAACGGCGACGGCAAGGGATCGTTCGGCTCGCGCACGAAGATCGCCACCGGCTGGCAGGGCTACAAGGGGGTCTTCTGA
- a CDS encoding DEAD/DEAH box helicase, whose protein sequence is MPENIENDELVEAAEAVVAESAGSIEADVPQAEQADIDSAEAEADADAEPTITFADLGLPEGIVRKLAQNGVTAPFPIQAATIPDALAGKDILGRGRTGSGKTLSFGLPTLATLAGGHTEKKKPRAVILTPTRELAMQVADALQPYGDVLGLKMKVVCGGTSMGNQIYALERGVDILVATPGRLRDIINRGACSLENVQVAVLDEADQMSDLGFLPEVTELLDQVPVGGQRMLFSATMENEIGTLVKRYLDNPVSHEVDSAQGNVTTMTHHVLVVKPKDKAPVTSAIAARKGRTIIFVRTQLGADRIAEQLVEAGVKADALHGGMTQGARTRVLADFKDGYVNALVATDVAARGIHVDGIDLVLNVDPAGDHKDYLHRSGRTARAGKSGVVVSLALPHQRRQIFRLMEDAGVDASRHIVGGAGAFDPEVAEITGARSLTEVQADSANNAAKQAEREVADLTKQLERVQRRAGELREEADRLVARAARERGDDPEAAVAEVAAEAEAAIEAAVSVPEQPAARDDRRDDRGNFDRRDSRGGDRGGYRSNDRRDDRGGDRGGFQRRDDRSSGGFRRDNDRPSFNRDRRDDRPSGGFRSNDRRDDRGGRSFDRRDNDRPSFNRDRRDDRPSGGFRSNDRRDDRGGRSFDRRDNDRPSFNRDRRDDRPSGGFRSGGSDRPFNRDRRDDRPSGGFRSGGGDRPTGRRDDHRGTGTNTGSFGRRDDKPRWKRNG, encoded by the coding sequence ATGCCCGAGAACATCGAGAACGACGAGCTCGTCGAGGCCGCAGAGGCCGTGGTCGCCGAGTCCGCCGGTTCCATCGAGGCCGACGTCCCCCAGGCCGAGCAGGCCGACATCGACTCCGCCGAGGCCGAGGCCGACGCGGACGCCGAGCCGACCATCACCTTCGCCGACCTGGGCCTGCCCGAGGGCATCGTCCGCAAGCTCGCGCAGAACGGTGTGACGGCGCCCTTCCCGATCCAGGCCGCGACCATCCCGGACGCCCTGGCCGGCAAGGACATCCTGGGCCGCGGCCGTACCGGCTCCGGCAAGACCCTCTCCTTCGGTCTGCCGACCCTGGCCACGCTGGCCGGCGGTCACACCGAGAAGAAGAAGCCCCGCGCGGTCATCCTCACCCCGACCCGTGAGCTCGCGATGCAGGTCGCGGACGCGCTTCAGCCGTACGGCGACGTGCTCGGCCTGAAGATGAAGGTCGTCTGCGGCGGTACGTCGATGGGCAACCAGATCTACGCGCTGGAGCGCGGTGTCGACATCCTCGTCGCCACCCCGGGCCGGCTGCGCGACATCATCAACCGGGGCGCCTGCTCCCTGGAGAACGTCCAGGTCGCCGTCCTCGACGAGGCCGACCAGATGTCCGACCTGGGCTTCCTGCCCGAGGTCACCGAGCTGCTCGACCAGGTTCCGGTCGGCGGTCAGCGCATGCTCTTCTCCGCCACGATGGAGAACGAGATCGGCACGCTGGTCAAGCGCTACCTGGACAACCCGGTGAGCCACGAGGTCGACAGCGCCCAGGGCAACGTCACGACCATGACGCACCACGTCCTCGTCGTGAAGCCGAAGGACAAGGCGCCGGTCACCTCCGCCATCGCCGCCCGCAAGGGCCGCACCATCATCTTCGTCCGGACCCAGCTGGGCGCCGACCGCATCGCCGAGCAGCTCGTCGAGGCGGGCGTCAAGGCGGATGCGCTGCACGGCGGCATGACGCAGGGCGCCCGTACCCGGGTGCTCGCGGACTTCAAGGACGGCTACGTCAACGCGCTCGTCGCGACCGACGTCGCCGCCCGCGGCATCCACGTGGACGGCATCGACCTGGTGCTGAACGTGGACCCGGCCGGTGACCACAAGGACTACCTGCACCGCTCGGGCCGTACCGCCCGCGCCGGCAAGTCCGGTGTCGTCGTCTCGCTGGCGCTGCCGCACCAGCGCCGTCAGATCTTCCGCCTGATGGAGGACGCGGGCGTCGACGCCTCGCGCCACATCGTCGGCGGCGCGGGCGCCTTCGACCCGGAGGTCGCCGAGATCACCGGTGCCCGTTCGCTGACCGAGGTCCAGGCCGACTCCGCGAACAACGCCGCCAAGCAGGCCGAGCGCGAGGTCGCCGACCTGACCAAGCAGCTGGAGCGCGTCCAGCGCCGCGCCGGTGAGCTGCGCGAGGAGGCCGACCGCCTCGTCGCCCGTGCCGCCCGCGAGCGGGGCGACGACCCCGAGGCCGCCGTGGCCGAGGTCGCCGCCGAGGCGGAGGCCGCGATCGAGGCCGCCGTCTCCGTGCCGGAGCAGCCCGCCGCCCGTGACGACCGTCGCGACGACCGGGGCAACTTCGACCGCCGGGACAGCCGTGGCGGCGACCGCGGTGGCTACCGCTCCAACGACCGCCGGGACGACCGCGGTGGCGACCGTGGTGGCTTCCAGCGTCGTGACGACCGTTCGTCCGGTGGCTTCCGCCGCGACAACGACCGTCCGTCGTTCAACCGGGACCGTCGTGACGACCGTCCGTCGGGTGGCTTCCGCTCCAACGACCGTCGTGACGACCGTGGTGGCCGCTCCTTCGACCGCCGCGACAACGACCGTCCGTCGTTCAACCGCGACCGTCGTGACGACCGTCCGTCGGGTGGCTTCCGCTCCAACGACCGTCGTGACGACCGTGGTGGCCGCTCCTTCGACCGCCGCGACAACGACCGTCCGTCGTTCAACCGCGACCGTCGTGACGACCGCCCCTCCGGTGGCTTCCGCTCCGGCGGCAGCGACCGTCCGTTCAACCGTGACCGTCGTGACGACCGTCCCTCCGGTGGCTTCCGCTCCGGTGGCGGCGACCGTCCGACCGGCCGCCGCGACGACCACCGGGGCACCGGCACCAACACCGGTTCCTTCGGCCGCCGCGACGACAAGCCGCGCTGGAAGCGCAACGGCTGA
- a CDS encoding metallopeptidase family protein — MLEMTREEFEELVAEALDRIPPELTRLMDNVAVFVEDEPDPGDPELLGLYEGTPLTDRGEWYAGVLPDRITIYRGPTLRMCESREDVVAETEITVVHEIAHHFGIDDARLHALGYG; from the coding sequence GTGCTGGAGATGACGCGCGAAGAGTTCGAAGAACTGGTCGCCGAGGCGCTGGACCGGATCCCGCCGGAGCTGACGCGGCTGATGGACAACGTCGCGGTGTTCGTCGAGGACGAGCCCGACCCGGGGGATCCCGAGCTGCTCGGCCTGTACGAGGGGACGCCGCTGACCGATCGCGGCGAGTGGTACGCGGGGGTGCTGCCGGACCGGATCACCATCTACCGCGGGCCGACCCTCCGGATGTGCGAGTCCCGCGAGGACGTCGTCGCCGAGACCGAGATCACGGTCGTCCACGAGATCGCCCACCACTTCGGTATCGACGACGCGAGGCTGCACGCGCTCGGCTACGGGTGA
- a CDS encoding cytochrome c biogenesis CcdA family protein has translation MTADIGYFAAFLGGLLALVSPCSALLLPAFFAYSIDSASRLLARTGIFYAGLATTLVPLGAAGSYAGRLFYRHRDALVLGAGWLIIALGIAQIIGLGFASRRIAALSGRIRPTTAVSVYALGAVYGLAGFCAGPILGSVLTVAAVSGSPVYGGLLLAVYALGMAVPLFLLALLWERFDLGRRAWLRGRAFRLGRFELHTTTLLSGLFFIALGALFLAYDGTTALPGLLDVDDSFAVEQWAQRIGEHVPDAMALVAVVAVVLLVLAVRAWRARESVNPADREEV, from the coding sequence GTGACCGCTGACATCGGCTACTTCGCGGCCTTCCTCGGCGGGCTGCTCGCCCTGGTCAGCCCGTGCAGCGCGCTGCTGCTGCCCGCCTTCTTCGCCTACTCCATCGATTCCGCCTCGCGCCTGCTGGCCCGTACCGGCATCTTCTACGCCGGTCTGGCCACCACCCTGGTGCCGCTCGGCGCCGCCGGCTCGTACGCCGGACGGCTCTTCTACCGCCACCGCGACGCGCTGGTCCTCGGCGCGGGCTGGCTGATCATCGCGCTCGGCATCGCGCAGATCATCGGCCTGGGCTTCGCCTCGCGCCGGATCGCCGCCCTCAGCGGCCGGATCCGCCCGACCACCGCCGTATCGGTCTACGCGCTGGGCGCCGTCTACGGACTGGCCGGCTTCTGCGCGGGTCCGATCCTCGGCAGCGTCCTGACCGTGGCGGCGGTCAGCGGCAGCCCGGTCTACGGCGGGCTGCTGCTCGCGGTCTACGCCCTGGGCATGGCGGTCCCGCTCTTCCTGCTCGCACTGCTCTGGGAACGTTTCGACCTGGGCCGACGGGCCTGGCTGCGCGGCCGCGCCTTCCGGCTGGGCCGTTTCGAGCTGCACACCACGACCCTGCTGTCGGGGCTCTTCTTCATCGCGCTCGGCGCGCTGTTCCTCGCGTACGACGGGACGACGGCGCTGCCCGGACTGCTGGACGTGGACGATTCGTTCGCCGTGGAGCAGTGGGCCCAGCGCATCGGCGAGCACGTGCCGGACGCCATGGCGCTGGTGGCCGTGGTCGCGGTGGTGCTGCTGGTTCTGGCGGTACGGGCGTGGCGCGCCCGTGAGAGCGTGAACCCGGCGGACCGGGAAGAGGTCTGA
- a CDS encoding DsbA family protein, with amino-acid sequence MPKSPSTSARKPASRKPVIYGAGVVLAAALLGFVSYKATAPDHSGSGSSSVADVTADPDAGVYPELAKLARRDAGDKLAQGRADAPVVLIEYADFKCGYCGKFARDTEPALVKKYVDNGTLRIEWRNFPIFGAESEAAARAAWAAGQQDRFWQFHAAAYAEGAKEKGFGKDRLKELARQAGVADLDRFARDADSAAASAAVGKDQEQGYGIGATSTPSFLINGRPIAGAQPMETFTSAIEAAAEQARNTDDAKSSKDSETGKGSQHSGDDAK; translated from the coding sequence ATGCCCAAGTCCCCGTCCACGTCCGCACGCAAGCCCGCTTCCAGAAAGCCGGTGATCTACGGCGCCGGAGTCGTCCTCGCCGCCGCGCTGCTCGGCTTCGTCTCCTACAAGGCCACCGCCCCCGACCACTCGGGTTCCGGTTCCTCCTCGGTCGCCGATGTCACCGCCGACCCGGACGCCGGCGTCTACCCGGAGCTGGCGAAGCTCGCCCGCCGCGACGCCGGTGACAAACTCGCGCAGGGCCGCGCCGACGCACCCGTGGTCCTCATCGAGTACGCCGACTTCAAGTGCGGCTACTGCGGCAAGTTCGCCCGCGACACCGAACCCGCGCTGGTCAAGAAGTACGTGGACAACGGCACCCTGCGCATCGAATGGCGCAACTTCCCGATCTTCGGCGCCGAGTCCGAGGCCGCCGCCCGCGCCGCCTGGGCCGCCGGGCAGCAGGACCGCTTCTGGCAGTTCCACGCTGCTGCGTACGCCGAGGGGGCCAAGGAGAAGGGGTTCGGCAAGGACCGCCTGAAGGAGCTCGCCCGGCAGGCCGGAGTCGCGGACCTCGACCGGTTCGCCCGCGACGCGGACAGCGCCGCCGCCTCCGCCGCCGTCGGCAAGGACCAGGAACAGGGGTACGGAATCGGCGCGACGTCCACCCCGTCGTTCCTGATCAACGGCCGCCCGATCGCCGGGGCCCAGCCCATGGAGACCTTCACCTCGGCCATCGAGGCGGCGGCCGAGCAGGCCCGCAACACCGATGACGCCAAGAGCAGCAAGGACTCCGAGACCGGCAAGGGCTCCCAGCACTCCGGGGACGATGCGAAGTGA